A genomic region of Bernardetia sp. ABR2-2B contains the following coding sequences:
- a CDS encoding choice-of-anchor D domain-containing protein, translated as MRLLLLFLKSSMLFFILFGSIFQTEAQIFVNANAIGANNGTSWTNAYTDLQSALTTATTGTKIYIAKGTYKPTQQYNFTTGNTTTSNIRNVSFKIPEGVEVYGGFLGTETGTITQAILDARNFTTNTTILSGDIGTISSPVNAYHVVYTKNVSAATLVDGVFITKGDASTSSSLNNGGGWYNDGSGTGNSSNPTLKNIIFFQNSAFRGGALNNSGSSGISSPMLINCSFSQNSAIFFGGALYNNGVSGISSPTLINCSFSQNTVYGGSGGAIYNRSDYGVSSPVLTNCTFSQNTAGYGGGMYNSGNKGVSSPVLTNCSFSQNIASYGGGGMYNLGFLNGISEAILTNCIFSQNTAGDGGGISNGGGTDGISRVDLINCSFSQNTADNEGGGIFNGRANGVSNVDLINCSFSQNIANNEGGGIFNDGRNGATSSSQITNSIFWGNKANGAINSWFNESATQNISFSLIEEADQATITSGDYLGTTSIGGNNIFAQDPLFIDAANGNLRLAICSPAINAGNNAAITGTLTDIEGDVRIQGTAVDMGVYENLFNLPVLTVKNDEVRSTDNGVCIFTNTIGATNILNGTATNNCGITSYQYILTGASTGTVTTLVNQTFNVGITTVTWTATDINGNTSLSDEFIVTVKNSTREINILGNAVSILDGDITPNTSDDTDFGNTAISRTITYTIENTGTEVLDITSVTSSNTTDFTVSSIPTSVAAGGNATFTVTFTAISTGTRNSTITINNNDCNESVYDFVVEGANTSSGDVLLVRTGIYYQTIQWAVDAAIANDVIKPTVAKNYNENIVVDKNITFTSDFTDYKNVNIDQVKVNNGNKLNITGDMSIVQILHLEATGQVEVIGSTTDFALLSSTNGTALVINDAAGSTINTVVGNVIMERFMSAVSDLSGGYDAQAYHLFSSPFISAPILQFSDNMNFVLNTAYNTAPEPAFVRPFPTFFHYQETNGRANTSAYFNPFISNYKVPTTTNLEVAKGYQANIQTGTTIDLNGTLNNGNISIAVTNSSGNTADGYNLVGNPYPSPIDWDKVLAASTGLENAVYLEVPTSQYDGRFAEYVAGTGVINNGGKKEIASMQGFFVRTTTGGTVTMNNTVRMTTDTRFYKTTEMQDAKEGLVRVALKGNNSLDETTIYFQNGATPNFDGKYDAAKIHKFNSKLSMLYSYNENAEETTYFAINGLGSFDSDQKLPLSMNILTDGEYEITLRTMKYFHSKHKLYLYDSLTDSLHNLRVEGDYKFLAKKGNDVKRFVLLFKTDAAKDFFTDDKVMVYPNPTPNEFSYSLKTSREGDYTIRLFDVTGRIIIEETKTKEGAFLEGVINLEKQAAGLYLFKISDSKKTMTVRIVKE; from the coding sequence ATGAGATTATTACTATTATTCTTAAAAAGTAGCATGTTATTTTTTATATTATTTGGCTCTATTTTCCAAACTGAAGCTCAAATCTTTGTAAATGCAAATGCAATAGGAGCAAATAATGGAACTTCTTGGACAAATGCTTATACTGACTTACAATCTGCACTTACAACAGCTACAACAGGAACAAAAATCTACATCGCAAAAGGAACGTACAAACCAACACAACAATATAACTTTACTACAGGAAATACAACTACAAGCAATATAAGAAATGTTAGTTTCAAAATTCCAGAAGGTGTAGAAGTCTATGGAGGCTTTTTAGGTACAGAAACAGGGACAATTACACAAGCTATTTTGGATGCTCGTAATTTTACCACCAATACTACTATTCTTAGTGGAGATATAGGGACAATTTCTAGCCCAGTCAATGCCTACCACGTAGTCTATACTAAAAATGTTTCTGCTGCCACTTTAGTAGATGGAGTTTTTATCACAAAAGGAGATGCAAGTACAAGCTCTAGTCTAAATAATGGAGGAGGCTGGTATAATGATGGAAGTGGTACAGGAAATAGTTCTAATCCCACATTAAAAAACATTATTTTCTTTCAAAATAGTGCTTTTAGGGGGGGAGCACTAAATAATAGTGGATCTAGTGGAATTAGCAGTCCTATGCTAATAAATTGTTCTTTCTCTCAAAATAGTGCTATTTTTTTTGGTGGTGCACTATATAATAATGGAGTTAGTGGAATTAGCAGTCCTACACTAATAAATTGTTCTTTCTCTCAAAATACGGTTTATGGTGGTAGTGGAGGTGCAATATATAATAGATCAGATTATGGTGTTAGTAGTCCTGTTCTAACAAATTGCACTTTTTCTCAAAATACAGCTGGTTATGGTGGTGGAATGTATAACTCTGGAAATAAGGGTGTTAGTAGTCCTGTCTTAACAAATTGTTCTTTTTCTCAAAATATAGCTAGTTATGGTGGTGGTGGAATGTATAATTTGGGGTTTTTAAATGGCATAAGCGAAGCTATCCTAACAAATTGCATTTTTTCTCAAAATACGGCTGGTGATGGTGGTGGAATATCTAATGGTGGTGGGACTGATGGTATTAGTAGAGTCGATTTAATAAACTGTTCTTTTTCTCAAAATACTGCTGATAATGAGGGTGGTGGAATCTTTAATGGTAGGGCTAATGGTGTTAGTAATGTCGATTTAATAAACTGTTCTTTTTCTCAAAATATTGCTAATAATGAGGGTGGTGGAATCTTTAATGACGGAAGAAATGGAGCAACTAGCAGTTCTCAAATCACAAACAGTATCTTTTGGGGAAATAAGGCTAATGGTGCTATAAACTCTTGGTTTAATGAGTCTGCTACTCAAAATATATCTTTTTCTTTAATAGAAGAAGCAGATCAAGCTACTATTACTTCTGGAGATTATTTGGGTACTACCAGTATTGGAGGAAATAATATTTTTGCTCAAGATCCTCTCTTTATAGATGCAGCTAATGGAAATTTGCGTCTTGCTATTTGTTCTCCTGCCATTAATGCAGGAAATAATGCTGCTATTACTGGAACTCTTACCGATATAGAAGGAGATGTACGCATTCAAGGAACTGCTGTAGATATGGGAGTGTATGAAAATTTATTTAATCTTCCTGTTTTGACAGTAAAAAATGACGAAGTCAGAAGTACAGATAATGGAGTTTGCATATTTACTAATACAATAGGAGCAACTAATATTCTAAATGGAACAGCAACAAATAATTGTGGTATTACTTCTTATCAATATATTTTGACAGGGGCATCCACAGGAACAGTTACCACTTTGGTAAATCAAACATTTAATGTTGGAATTACGACAGTCACTTGGACAGCAACTGATATAAATGGAAATACTTCTTTAAGTGATGAATTTATTGTTACTGTAAAAAATAGTACAAGAGAAATCAATATTTTAGGAAATGCAGTTTCTATTCTTGATGGTGATATTACACCAAATACAAGTGATGATACTGACTTTGGAAATACAGCTATCTCAAGAACTATTACTTACACGATTGAGAATACAGGAACAGAAGTGTTGGATATTACTTCAGTCACTTCAAGTAATACGACTGATTTCACAGTCAGTTCTATTCCTACTTCTGTTGCAGCAGGTGGAAATGCTACCTTTACAGTTACTTTTACAGCTATTTCAACAGGAACAAGAAACTCTACCATTACTATCAATAATAATGATTGTAATGAATCAGTTTATGATTTTGTAGTAGAGGGGGCAAATACTTCTTCTGGCGATGTTCTTTTGGTTCGTACAGGTATTTATTATCAAACTATTCAATGGGCAGTTGATGCAGCGATAGCGAATGATGTAATCAAACCAACAGTAGCTAAAAACTACAATGAAAACATAGTAGTTGATAAAAATATAACTTTTACTTCTGATTTTACAGATTATAAAAATGTAAATATCGACCAAGTAAAAGTAAATAATGGAAACAAATTGAACATTACAGGCGATATGAGTATTGTCCAAATACTTCATTTAGAAGCAACTGGACAGGTAGAAGTTATAGGTTCAACGACTGATTTTGCTTTACTCTCATCAACAAATGGAACAGCTTTAGTCATCAATGATGCTGCTGGTTCTACAATAAATACTGTTGTAGGTAACGTCATTATGGAAAGATTTATGTCTGCCGTTTCGGATTTATCAGGTGGATACGATGCACAAGCCTATCATTTGTTTTCCTCTCCTTTTATATCTGCACCTATTTTGCAGTTTAGTGATAATATGAATTTTGTTTTGAATACAGCTTATAATACAGCACCAGAACCAGCTTTTGTGCGTCCTTTTCCGACATTTTTTCACTATCAAGAAACAAACGGAAGAGCAAATACAAGTGCTTATTTTAATCCATTTATATCAAATTATAAAGTTCCTACTACGACAAATTTAGAAGTAGCAAAAGGTTATCAAGCTAATATTCAAACTGGAACAACAATAGACTTGAATGGTACATTAAATAATGGAAATATTTCTATTGCAGTAACTAATTCTAGTGGAAATACAGCAGATGGATATAATCTTGTTGGTAATCCATATCCTTCTCCTATTGATTGGGATAAAGTTTTGGCAGCCTCTACAGGTTTGGAAAATGCAGTGTATTTAGAAGTTCCGACAAGTCAGTACGATGGACGTTTTGCTGAATATGTAGCAGGAACAGGTGTAATAAACAATGGAGGCAAAAAAGAAATTGCTTCTATGCAAGGATTTTTTGTCAGAACTACTACTGGTGGAACTGTAACTATGAATAATACTGTTCGTATGACTACTGATACTCGTTTTTACAAAACTACCGAAATGCAAGATGCAAAAGAGGGATTAGTTAGAGTAGCCTTGAAAGGAAATAATTCATTAGACGAAACAACTATTTATTTCCAAAATGGAGCAACTCCTAATTTTGATGGAAAGTATGATGCTGCCAAAATCCATAAATTTAACAGCAAATTATCTATGCTGTATTCTTATAATGAAAATGCAGAGGAAACTACCTATTTTGCTATCAATGGTTTAGGAAGTTTTGATTCAGACCAAAAACTACCTTTATCAATGAATATTTTGACAGACGGAGAATATGAAATTACACTTCGTACAATGAAATATTTTCATTCTAAACACAAACTTTATCTGTATGATTCTCTAACAGATTCACTTCATAATTTGCGTGTAGAAGGCGATTATAAATTTTTAGCCAAAAAAGGTAATGATGTAAAACGTTTTGTTCTATTATTCAAAACCGATGCAGCTAAAGACTTCTTTACAGATGACAAAGTAATGGTTTATCCAAATCCAACACCAAATGAGTTTTCATATAGTTTGAAAACCAGTAGAGAAGGAGATTATACCATTCGTTTGTTTGATGTGACGGGCAGAATTATTATTGAAGAAACAAAAACGAAAGAAGGAGCATTTTTGGAGGGAGTAATAAACCTAGAAAAACAAGCTGCTGGTTTGTATTTATTTAAAATTTCAGATTCCAAAAAAACAATGACAGTACGTATTGTTAAAGAATAA
- a CDS encoding rhodanese-like domain-containing protein, producing MSSIIFSKTALLILISLLMLVIQNSKAQNTEKMNNPKVIQITPQEALQLLEKDSAIMIDVREIEELEILSYDVDKVINIPLGAINNFEKQVEDVSENRKIIMVCRSGRRSQKAAQILLQKGYSAVYNLKGGIIEWEKQQMKVKKGN from the coding sequence ATGTCATCAATTATTTTTTCAAAAACAGCACTTCTTATTCTTATTTCTTTACTAATGCTAGTTATACAAAACAGTAAGGCACAAAATACAGAAAAGATGAATAACCCAAAAGTTATACAGATTACTCCCCAAGAGGCACTTCAATTACTAGAAAAAGATAGCGCAATTATGATAGATGTAAGAGAAATAGAAGAGCTAGAAATTTTATCTTATGATGTAGATAAAGTTATCAATATTCCTTTGGGAGCAATAAATAACTTTGAAAAGCAAGTTGAAGATGTTTCGGAAAACCGTAAAATAATAATGGTTTGTAGAAGTGGAAGAAGAAGCCAAAAAGCTGCACAAATTTTACTGCAAAAAGGCTACTCTGCTGTTTATAATCTCAAAGGAGGAATCATAGAATGGGAAAAACAGCAAATGAAAGTAAAAAAAGGAAATTAG
- a CDS encoding DUF3160 domain-containing protein: MKKIIYYLFVFSIGFSSCDTKKSSIKENNPSDTTSIITNSTIETEENLPKEEVSVSYKTGLLENDYYTIDLNQDLSNKSLEELRLLRNALVAKQGYLFMSADLRGFFSAQGWYDDVMMQRWEAEDEGREIKPIALNTEESAFANKIKALEEDKKKENYIEVDGKRVPNINNVVNLWQYENVDEGFLKKVAQNGFAIVPNDNIQFFHVYEENDYRQTPNFVTSDMYLQLFHMYFMYVLRTLEEENFSPMLADLCEGLYNANYKLAQTEANLELKEAAEWNSTYFAIALHLLNQQNKPVIAAHQKFYKQEIKNVLAQSDDTSEFLDYKITDFPYSLFKPRGHYTRKKTLQNYFRAMIWIQTVPQCLDKDNHLRRMALNAHFLNTEKSTQGKSLIQLYKGILEPTTFLIGEPDNLSALNIVNLLGEIGIQSPQTLTQKAPLQALRTKLQTLAKTLNKIKPEVERSCPDKINLMPQRYLVDNEILQRLVDIKEGEPSKRPFPKGLDVFAAFGNKAAQKNLVEVYDEKDNWEEYMPRLEGLQNKLKDYNEWDEAVYNKWIYTLLGSFDYDKRTPPHLKSDAWDLKTLNTSLASWAELKHDAILYAEQPMAAECGGGGPPDPYTMGYVEPNAVFWKRLLELVDLNKELLQKHNLFKTFEEKTTQMREQIEFLNRISEKQLANQKVTELEFRQLEYIGGSVEMFTLSIIDNQLSYLDSWENVTGTDKSVAVVADIYTNNLDTEKTGVLHVGVGKVNDIFVIVEIGGYLYLTRGGTFGYHEFVKDPNTRLNDEEWQKILETDDKPSLPKFLNPILYEGQQKPKSNEKVMYSSGC, encoded by the coding sequence ATGAAAAAAATAATCTACTATCTTTTTGTTTTTAGTATAGGGTTTTCATCTTGTGATACTAAAAAGTCATCTATCAAAGAAAATAATCCCTCTGATACTACTTCTATAATAACAAATTCTACGATAGAAACAGAAGAGAACTTACCCAAAGAAGAGGTTTCTGTCTCTTATAAAACAGGCTTATTAGAGAATGATTATTATACTATTGACCTCAATCAAGATTTATCTAATAAATCATTGGAGGAATTGCGTTTGCTTCGTAATGCGCTTGTTGCAAAGCAAGGATATTTATTTATGAGTGCAGATTTACGTGGTTTTTTTTCGGCTCAAGGTTGGTATGATGATGTAATGATGCAACGTTGGGAAGCTGAAGATGAGGGCAGAGAAATAAAACCAATAGCATTAAACACAGAAGAAAGTGCTTTTGCAAACAAAATAAAGGCTTTAGAGGAAGATAAAAAGAAAGAAAATTATATTGAAGTAGATGGCAAAAGAGTTCCTAATATTAATAATGTTGTTAATCTTTGGCAATATGAAAATGTAGATGAGGGGTTTTTGAAAAAAGTAGCTCAAAATGGTTTTGCGATTGTACCTAATGATAATATTCAGTTTTTTCATGTCTATGAAGAAAATGACTATCGCCAAACGCCAAATTTTGTAACAAGTGATATGTATTTACAGCTTTTTCATATGTATTTTATGTATGTCTTGAGGACATTGGAAGAAGAGAATTTTTCTCCTATGTTGGCAGATCTTTGTGAGGGCTTATATAATGCAAATTACAAATTAGCTCAAACCGAAGCTAACCTAGAATTAAAAGAAGCTGCCGAATGGAACTCTACCTATTTCGCAATTGCACTACATTTATTAAATCAACAAAATAAACCTGTCATTGCAGCACATCAAAAGTTTTACAAACAAGAAATTAAGAATGTACTGGCTCAAAGTGATGATACTTCTGAATTTTTAGATTATAAAATTACAGACTTTCCGTATAGCCTTTTCAAACCTCGTGGACATTATACTCGGAAAAAAACACTTCAAAATTATTTTCGTGCTATGATTTGGATTCAGACTGTTCCCCAATGTTTAGATAAAGACAATCATTTGCGTAGAATGGCTCTCAATGCACACTTTTTGAATACCGAAAAATCAACACAAGGAAAATCTCTTATTCAGCTGTATAAAGGAATTTTAGAACCTACTACTTTTTTGATTGGAGAACCTGATAACCTTTCTGCACTCAACATTGTCAATCTTTTGGGAGAAATAGGCATTCAATCTCCTCAAACGCTTACCCAAAAAGCTCCTTTACAAGCTCTCAGAACCAAATTACAGACTTTAGCCAAAACATTAAATAAAATAAAACCTGAAGTAGAAAGAAGTTGTCCTGATAAAATCAATTTGATGCCTCAACGCTATTTAGTCGATAATGAAATTTTGCAGCGTTTGGTAGATATCAAAGAAGGAGAACCTTCAAAACGTCCTTTTCCGAAAGGTTTAGATGTTTTTGCAGCCTTCGGAAATAAAGCAGCTCAGAAAAACTTAGTAGAAGTCTATGATGAAAAAGATAATTGGGAAGAATATATGCCACGTTTAGAAGGCTTACAAAACAAACTCAAAGACTACAACGAGTGGGACGAAGCTGTCTATAATAAATGGATTTATACACTTTTGGGTAGTTTTGATTATGATAAACGAACTCCTCCACACCTCAAAAGTGATGCTTGGGATTTGAAAACACTCAATACGAGTCTTGCTTCATGGGCAGAACTCAAACACGATGCTATTCTGTATGCCGAGCAACCGATGGCAGCCGAGTGTGGTGGTGGTGGTCCTCCAGATCCGTACACGATGGGTTATGTAGAACCAAATGCTGTTTTTTGGAAACGTCTTTTAGAGCTAGTTGATTTGAATAAAGAGTTACTACAAAAACATAATTTATTCAAAACCTTTGAAGAAAAAACAACTCAAATGCGTGAACAGATAGAGTTTTTGAATAGAATTTCTGAAAAGCAATTAGCAAATCAAAAAGTAACAGAATTAGAATTTAGACAATTAGAGTATATTGGAGGAAGTGTTGAAATGTTTACGCTTTCTATCATTGATAATCAACTTTCATATCTGGATAGTTGGGAAAATGTAACTGGAACAGACAAATCAGTTGCTGTGGTGGCTGATATTTATACAAATAATCTTGATACAGAAAAAACTGGGGTTTTGCACGTTGGTGTGGGAAAAGTAAATGATATTTTTGTGATTGTGGAAATTGGTGGATATCTATATCTTACTCGTGGAGGAACTTTTGGCTATCACGAGTTTGTAAAAGACCCAAATACAAGATTAAATGACGAAGAATGGCAAAAGATTTTGGAAACAGATGATAAGCCAAGTCTTCCGAAATTTCTAAATCCAATTTTGTATGAAGGACAACAGAAACCAAAATCAAATGAGAAAGTAATGTATAGTTCGGGTTGTTAA
- a CDS encoding alpha/beta hydrolase — MKEFQTLLQKYTNQHSRFLSVDGVLIHYRIEGKGEPLVLLHGAFSSLHTFEEWTKRLSKKYQIIRLDLPGFALTGTVPDDDYSMKRHLYYLNSFLETLGIKEFHLGGSSLGGWVAWEYALHYPKKVKKLILIDAAGFLDAQSIPLPFKMARTPFFGRVIKYVIQHNVLEQFVREVYYNQSKITPQMIERYYELFTRDGNPEAFLLLVNNKHKENTKNLKNLSMPVLIMWGREDRWIPVRNAHRFHELIPQNRMLIYERVGHLPMEEAPVQTSKAVVKFLSEEF; from the coding sequence GTGAAAGAATTTCAAACACTTCTACAAAAATATACAAATCAACATTCACGCTTTTTAAGTGTCGATGGCGTACTTATTCATTATCGAATTGAGGGAAAAGGCGAGCCTCTCGTCTTATTACATGGTGCTTTCTCGTCTTTACATACTTTTGAAGAATGGACAAAAAGGCTTTCTAAAAAGTATCAAATTATACGATTAGATTTACCAGGCTTTGCCCTTACGGGAACTGTTCCTGATGATGATTATTCAATGAAAAGACATCTTTATTATCTAAACAGTTTTCTAGAAACATTAGGAATAAAAGAATTTCATTTAGGAGGAAGTTCTTTAGGTGGTTGGGTAGCGTGGGAATATGCCCTTCATTATCCCAAAAAAGTAAAAAAATTAATTTTGATAGATGCTGCAGGTTTTTTAGATGCTCAAAGTATTCCCTTGCCTTTCAAAATGGCTCGTACTCCGTTTTTTGGTCGTGTAATCAAATATGTCATTCAGCACAATGTTTTGGAGCAATTTGTACGAGAGGTGTATTATAATCAATCCAAAATTACTCCTCAAATGATAGAGCGTTATTACGAACTTTTCACTAGAGATGGAAATCCAGAAGCATTTCTATTACTTGTAAATAACAAACACAAGGAAAATACAAAGAACCTCAAAAATCTTTCAATGCCTGTTTTAATAATGTGGGGACGTGAAGACCGTTGGATTCCTGTCCGTAATGCACATCGTTTTCATGAGCTTATTCCACAAAATAGAATGTTGATTTATGAACGTGTCGGACATTTGCCGATGGAAGAAGCTCCTGTTCAAACAAGCAAAGCTGTTGTAAAATTTTTGAGTGAAGAATTTTAA
- the pheT gene encoding phenylalanine--tRNA ligase subunit beta produces the protein MNISLSWLKKYIQLEESAEKIAEYLTETGLEVEGIETFEQIKGGLKGFVVGEVMTCEQHPNADRLRVTTVDIGKEENLHIVCGAPNIAKGQKVIVATIGTMLYPKEGEPFKIKKGKIRGEVSEGMVCAEDELGLGTEHDGILVLEGEKAQHKNGTKASKVFDLQNDTVLEIGLTPNRVDAASHYGTARDLKARLELPLCKPNTEKFDELEKEISKEKAVQVEIKNAEACPRYAGVTLKNVKVAPSPAWLKMALESIGQKSINNVVDITNHVLHSFGQPLHAFDADKIKGNKIVVSTLKSKTEFVALDNEKYKLAESDLMICDAELNPLCIAGVFGGADSGVSDATTNIFLESAYFSPDFVRKTSKIHDLFTDASFRFARGTDPNNVLYPLKYAALLIQEIAGTEETIFSEVTDLYSQKIDNPTFEVSYNYLNTLIGNDIPKETVKRILMDLDIEIIKENTNETEESITVSVPTYRVDVLKPADIAEEVLRIYGLNNIDFPQTAATDYIAPSISKDQEIRKKTADILVGMGFSEMMNNSLTSSNYAKAVGIENTSVKMLNPLSEDLDVMRQSLLFGGLESITRNLNRQEELIKGFEFGKVYSKIEEPKDEQHKYFEEWQLGIFLTGQTPTSWNAKATPVDYFELSSVVQRILKAVGFDISDFDQNKLSEDNELQYGIELTKRTGKDSFEQILKMGLVKKKLCKLTDTNTEVFYAQIRWEILLGQKIKPREFSELSKFPIVRRDLSIVLDKKVSFADVQKIAQKTERKILQNVSVFDIYEGDKMEEGKKSYSVAFSLQDKNKTLDEKTIDKTMQRLISAYEKEGALIRK, from the coding sequence ATGAACATTTCACTTAGCTGGCTCAAAAAATATATTCAACTTGAAGAATCTGCTGAAAAAATAGCAGAATATCTGACCGAAACAGGATTAGAAGTAGAAGGAATCGAAACTTTCGAACAAATAAAAGGTGGTTTGAAAGGTTTTGTAGTGGGCGAAGTAATGACGTGTGAGCAGCACCCAAATGCTGACCGTTTGCGTGTTACGACTGTCGATATTGGAAAAGAAGAAAATTTACATATCGTTTGTGGTGCGCCAAATATTGCTAAAGGACAAAAAGTAATCGTGGCTACAATCGGAACAATGCTTTACCCTAAAGAGGGAGAGCCATTCAAAATCAAAAAAGGAAAAATCAGAGGAGAGGTTTCAGAAGGAATGGTTTGTGCCGAAGACGAACTAGGCTTGGGAACAGAACACGACGGTATTTTGGTCTTAGAAGGCGAGAAAGCACAGCATAAAAACGGAACAAAAGCAAGTAAAGTTTTTGACTTGCAAAATGATACAGTTTTAGAAATTGGACTTACTCCAAACCGAGTAGATGCAGCTTCACATTACGGAACGGCTAGAGACTTAAAAGCTCGTTTGGAATTACCTTTGTGTAAACCCAATACAGAAAAATTTGATGAGCTAGAGAAGGAGATTAGCAAAGAGAAAGCCGTTCAAGTAGAAATAAAAAATGCAGAGGCTTGTCCAAGATACGCAGGAGTAACCCTCAAAAATGTAAAAGTAGCTCCTTCTCCAGCGTGGCTCAAAATGGCTTTGGAATCTATTGGTCAGAAATCAATCAATAATGTAGTCGATATTACAAATCATGTTTTACATTCTTTTGGGCAGCCTTTACACGCCTTTGATGCTGATAAAATTAAAGGAAATAAGATTGTAGTTTCTACCCTTAAAAGCAAGACAGAATTTGTAGCTTTAGACAATGAAAAATATAAATTAGCAGAAAGTGATTTGATGATTTGTGATGCTGAATTGAATCCTCTCTGTATTGCTGGTGTTTTTGGTGGTGCAGATTCGGGTGTTTCTGATGCTACGACGAATATATTTTTAGAATCAGCTTATTTTTCGCCTGATTTTGTTCGTAAGACATCAAAAATCCACGACCTTTTTACAGATGCTTCTTTCCGTTTTGCTCGTGGGACTGACCCAAATAATGTTCTTTATCCACTCAAATACGCAGCACTTTTAATTCAAGAAATTGCAGGAACGGAAGAAACAATTTTTAGTGAAGTTACAGATTTATATTCTCAAAAAATTGATAATCCAACTTTTGAAGTTTCGTACAACTATCTGAACACACTTATCGGAAACGATATTCCTAAGGAAACTGTAAAACGTATCTTGATGGATTTAGATATTGAAATTATAAAAGAAAATACGAATGAAACGGAGGAGTCTATAACGGTTTCAGTTCCTACGTATCGTGTCGATGTTTTGAAACCTGCTGATATTGCAGAAGAAGTTTTGCGTATCTATGGACTAAATAATATTGATTTTCCACAGACGGCAGCGACAGATTATATTGCGCCTTCTATCTCAAAAGACCAAGAAATTCGTAAGAAAACAGCTGATATTTTGGTAGGAATGGGCTTTTCTGAAATGATGAATAATTCACTTACTTCTTCTAATTATGCAAAGGCAGTAGGGATAGAAAATACAAGTGTAAAAATGCTAAATCCATTGAGTGAGGATTTGGATGTAATGCGTCAGAGTTTGCTTTTTGGTGGCTTGGAAAGTATCACAAGAAACTTAAACAGACAAGAAGAACTCATCAAAGGTTTTGAGTTTGGAAAAGTATATTCTAAAATAGAAGAACCGAAAGATGAACAACACAAATATTTTGAAGAGTGGCAACTAGGAATTTTCTTGACAGGACAAACGCCTACTTCATGGAATGCAAAGGCTACTCCAGTAGATTATTTTGAACTTTCTAGTGTCGTTCAAAGAATTTTGAAAGCAGTAGGTTTTGATATTTCTGATTTTGACCAAAATAAATTAAGTGAAGACAATGAACTTCAATACGGAATTGAACTGACAAAAAGAACAGGTAAAGATTCTTTTGAGCAAATTTTGAAAATGGGATTGGTAAAGAAAAAACTGTGTAAATTGACTGATACAAATACAGAAGTTTTTTATGCTCAAATTCGTTGGGAAATTCTTTTAGGGCAAAAAATCAAACCAAGAGAGTTTTCTGAGCTTTCAAAATTCCCTATTGTGCGTCGTGATTTGTCTATCGTTTTGGATAAAAAAGTTTCATTTGCTGATGTCCAGAAAATAGCTCAAAAGACAGAAAGAAAGATTTTACAAAACGTTTCTGTTTTTGATATTTACGAAGGAGATAAAATGGAAGAAGGCAAAAAATCGTATTCTGTTGCTTTTTCACTGCAAGACAAAAATAAAACGCTAGACGAAAAAACGATTGACAAAACAATGCAACGACTTATTTCTGCCTATGAAAAAGAAGGCGCATTGATTAGAAAATAG